From Anopheles arabiensis isolate DONGOLA chromosome 3, AaraD3, whole genome shotgun sequence, a single genomic window includes:
- the LOC120899941 gene encoding LOW QUALITY PROTEIN: DNA-directed RNA polymerase I subunit RPA2 (The sequence of the model RefSeq protein was modified relative to this genomic sequence to represent the inferred CDS: inserted 4 bases in 2 codons) — MKLLPELTNLRPEFKEIPKKQNEILANLGRPHIDSFNYMLDEGIEDVLSRLVPVCFEMANGSRIKLRITDISIAPPTVPMMLVEVAEKRVFPSECRQKSDTYAGMCTITLNWELDGVPQSPLTREMGRIPIMLRSNACNLANATPEELVARGEHEDEWGGYFVVRGNEKLIRMLISTRRNYPIAVNRNTWRDRGKDFSATGVFIRCVREDQYSTRNVLHYLTNGTAKLMISVSRALSFIPVMMILKALGDRSDNEIYKKLTACDESDQYYKRCIMAMLRDLHAENLHSSQECRSYMGMLLRRRLMDINLPAWYSDEQAGHFLLQHCVLIHLDSVEDKFNLLVHMVHKLYAVVQGRHALESLDGTMMQEILLGGHIYQGLLREMCLSTMQYVRINLMKLCPDRTSPMVTTHELAQALKNVAGFQHPFTMFLATGNLAKATEMGLMQSTGLVIIAENINRMRYMSHFRAVHRGSYFLTMRTTEARQLLPDAWGFICPVHTPDGEPCGLLNHMTSDCTVSVTQDPELVANIPATLVSLGMQPFGGDAGSFGALSHDDGYVVMLEGKMLGMLPRATASQVVQKLRLLKIEGKTIPNQTEIAFVPAREGGQYPGLFLFVGPARMMRPVKNLLCGKTELIGSFEQVYMDICVTPEEAYPQLTTHAELAKTSFMSNLAQLIPMPDCNQSPRNMYQCQMGKQTMGTPCHNWDKQCIAKMYRLQTPATPLFRPVHHDNIALDNYAMGTNAIVAVISYTGYDMEDAMIINKAAFERGFAAGNIYKHEYVELTGDSFFARNPKDASLNPFLDNDGLPFKGAQLTKGTPLYCYFDVNDHTYHVVPYQGYEEAIVDNVKLGAPLQDAGRGIGRGGMAIVTKQLILTYRVPRNPSVGDKFASRAGQKGICSQHWPAIDLPFTESGMIPDIIFNPHGFPSRMTIAMMIETMAGKTAACQGLVHDATPFRYDESNTAIDYFGRLLEQSGYDYYGTERMYSGVDGREMKVDIFFGVVHXVSDKWQVRSTGPIDQLTHQPNKGRSRGGXRDERRLQDRLVHGSDKVVALVCRRCGTLIGPIDSVTKRLADNSNQLQHVPATCRLCEDDKEIGHVEIPYIFKFLVSQLTSMNINVKLQLSYPDV, encoded by the exons ATGAAGCTCCTACCAGAGTTGACGAATTTGCGACCGGAATTTAAAGAAAtaccaaaaaagcaaaatgag ATCCTGGCAAACCTGGGCCGTCCCCACATCGATTCGTTCAACTACATGCTGGACGAGGGCATCGAGGACGTGCTGTCCCGGTTGGTGCCGGTGTGCTTCGAGATGGCGAACGGCAGCCGCATCAAGCTGCGGATAACGGACATCAGCATCGCACCACCGACCGTCCCGATGATGCTGGTCGAGGTGGCGGAGAAGCGAGTGTTTCCGAGCGAATGCCGGCAAAAGTCCGATACGTACGCGGGCATGTGCACGATCACGCTCAACTGGGAGCTGGACGGCGTGCCGCAGAGTCCGCTGACGAGGGAGATGGGTCGCATCCCGATCATGCTGCGCTCGAACGCGTGCAATCTGGCCAACGCAACGCCGGAGGAGCTGGTGGCGCGCGGCGAGCATGAGGACGAGTGGGGCGGTTACTTTGTCGTGCGGGGCAACGAGAAGCTGATCCGCATGCTTATCAGCACGCGCAGGAACTATCCGATTGCGGTGAATCGTAATACGTGGCGCGATCGGGGCAAAGACTTCAGCGCCACCGGCGTGTTTATACGGTGCGTCCGGGAGGATCAATATTCAACG CGAAATGTGCTCCATTATTTAACGAACGGTACGGCCAAGCTGATGATTAGCGTGTCGAGGGCGCTGTCCTTCATCCCGGTGATGATGATACTGAAAGCGCTCGGCGATCGGTCGGACAACGAAATCTACAAGAAGCTGACCGCGTGCGACGAAAGCGATCAGTACTACAAAAG ATGCATCATGGCGATGTTGCGTGATCTGCACGCAGAAAACCTACACAGCTCGCAGGAATGCCGCTCGTATATGGGCATGCTGTTGCGCCGGCGACTGATGGACATAAACCTGCCCGCCTGGTACTCGGACGAGCAGGCGGGCCACTTCCTGCTGCAGCACTGCGTGCTGATCCATCTCGACAGCGTGGAGGACAAGTTCAATCTGCTCGTGCACATGGTGCACAAGCTGTATGCGGTGGTGCAGGGCCGGCACGCGCTCGAATCGCTCGACGGCACGATGATGCAGGAGATACTGCTCGGGGGCCACATCTACCAGGGCTTGCTGCGCGAGATGTGCCTCTCGACGATGCAGTACGTGCGGATCAATCTGATGAAGCTGTGCCCGGACCGTACCTCGCCGATGGTGACGACGCACGAGCTGGCCCAGGCGCTGAAGAATGTGGCCGGCTTTCAGCACCCGTTCACGATGTTCCTGGCGACGGGCAATCTGGCGAAGGCGACCGAGATGGGGCTGATGCAGAGCACGGGGCTGGTGATTATTGCGGAAAACATTAACCGCATGCGGTACATGTCGCACTTCCGGGCGGTACACCGTGGCTCGTACTTCCTGACGATGCGCACCACCGAAGCGCGCCAGCTGTTGCCGGATGCGTGGGGCTTTATCTGCCCTGTGCACACGCCCGACGGGGAGCCGTGCGGGTTGCTGAACCATATGACCTCCGACTGTACGGTGTCGGTGACGCAGGATCCCGAACTGGTGGCCAACATCCCGGCCACGCTCGTGTCGCTCGGTATGCAGCCGTTCGGTGGTGATGCTGGCAGCTTCGGTGCGCTCTCCCACGACGACGGGTACGTGGTGATGCTGGAGGGCAAGATGCTGGGCATGTTGCCCCGTGCCACCGCCAGTCAGGTGGTGCAAAAGCTGCGCCTGCTCAAAATCGAAGGCAAAACCATACCGAACCAAACGGAAATCGCGTTCGTGCCGGCCCGGGAAGGTGGCCAGTATCCCGGGCTGTTTCTATTCGTCGGACCAGCGCGCATGATGCGCCCGGTGAAGAATCTGCTGTGCGGCAAAACCGAACTGATCGGTTCGTTCGAGCAGGTGTACATGGACATCTGCGTCACGCCGGAGGAAGCGTACCCGCAGCTCACCACCCACGCGGAGCTGGCGAAAACGTCGTTCATGAGCAACCTGGCCCAGCTGATCCCGATGCCGGACTGCAACCAGTCGCCGCGCAACATGTACCAGTGCCAGATGGGCAAGCAAACGATGGGCACACCGTGCCACAACTGGGACAAGCAGTGCATCGCGAAGATGTACCGGCTGCAGACGCCCGCCACGCCACTGTTCCGCCCGGTGCACCACGACAACATTGCGCTGGACAACTACGCGATGGGCACGAACGCGATCGTGGCCGTCATTTCGTACACCGGGTACGACATGGAGGACGCGATGATCATCAACAAGGCGGCGTTCGAGCGGGGCTTCGCGGCGGGCAACATCTACAAGCACGAGTACGTGGAGCTGACGGGGGATAGCTTTTTTGCGCGCAATCCCAAAGATGCCTCGCTCAATCCGTTCCTCGACAACGACGGGCTGCCGTTCAAGGGCGCACAGCTGACGAAGGGTACGCCGCTGTACTGTTACTTCGACGTGAACGATCACACGTACCACGTGGTGCCGTACCAGGGCTACGAGGAAGCGATCGTGGACAACGTGAAGCTGGGCGCCCCGCTGCAGGATGCGGGCCGTGGCATTGGGCGCGGCGGGATGGCCATCGTAACGAAGCAGCTCATACTGACGTACCGGGTGCCGCGCAATCCGAGCGTGGGCGACAAGTTCGCGTCGCGAGCGGGGCAGAAGGGCATCTGTTCGCAGCACTGGCCGGCGATCGATCTACCGTTCACGGAGTCGGGCATGATACCGGACATTATCTTCAACCCGCACGGCTTCCCGTCGCGCATGACCATTGCGATGATGATCGAAACGATGGCGGGCAAGACGGCGGCCTGCCAGGGCCTGGTGCACGATGCGACCCCGTTCCGGTACGACGAGAGCAACACGGCGATCGACTACTTCGGGCGGCTGCTGGAACAGTCTGGGTACGATTACTACGGCACGGAGCGCATGTACAGCGGGGTGGACGGGCGCGAGATGAAGGTGGACATCTTCTTTGGGGTGGTACA GGTTAGCGATAAGTGGCAGGTACGGTCGACCGGCCCGATCGATCAGCTGACGCATCAGCCGAACAAGGGCCGGTCGCGGGGCGG TCGAGATGAACGGCGGCTGCAGGATCGGCTGGTGCACGGGTCGGACAAGGTGGTGGCGCTGGTGTGCCGCCGGTGCGGCACCCTGATCGGGCCGATCGACAGCGTGACGAAGCGGCTGGCGGACAACTCGAACCAGCTGCAGCACGTGCCGGCCACGTGCCGGCTGTGCGAGGACGACAAGGAGATTGGCCATGTGGAAATTCCGTACATCTTCAAGTTTCTGGTGTCGCAGCTGACGTCGATGAACATTAACGTAAAGCTGCAGCTGTCCTATCCCGATGTTTGA